Below is a genomic region from Acinetobacter tibetensis.
TTCAGCAGTGGCACTATAAACTGCCATTAAACCAATAATAGAATTTACAACCAACAATCCCAACAACCAAGGATCAAGATGTAAACGGTGCCATTTGGAGGAATCGTCTTTAATACTTCGACCATCACGTAAGGATTGGCGTAAGAAACGATACTGTTGAGAAGGTATCATCTGATGAGGCAATACAGCTAAAAGTGAGCAGAGTATAAATTTAAACTGCGAGAGAGTGAATGCTTAATTCAACGTTCAGGATAATTATTTCGTAAACAATCACAGCTACCGCATAAAATTTTTAAATTAGTTTTGCGATTGGGTAATCAAACGCGCCAACTGTAAGTCATCTGGATAGGTAATTTTGATATTATCAGAACGCCCCTGAACCACATGAACAGGATGTCCCGCGTATTCCAAGGCACTCGCTTCATCAGTAATCACTTGCTGGTCTTGCAAAGCCAGCTCAATCGCTTGTTTTAATACACCCAGTTTTGCCATCTGCGGAGTTTGAGCTTGCCATAATAGATCACGGCTCACTGTCTGACTGATGATCGCTTCAGTTTCAACTCGCTTCAAAGTATCACGGACTGGAATAGCAAGAATAGCAGCTTGATCTGTTTCAATCGCTTTATGAACCAATGTATTTAATACAGGCAAAGTAATGCATGGACGTGCTGCATCATGCACCAGCACCCAGTCATTTTCATCTGTGATTTGAGCAAGATAATTTAAAGCATTCAGTACAGAATCAACTCGTTCTTGACCACCCGCACAAAAATGTGATTTTTCTGGAGCCACCAAAGCCAAGCTTTGAATCACATTATCATCTTGCGCAACCGCAAGCACATAACCTGCTAAATCCAAGCCATTTAATCGTTCCACCGTATGTTCTAATACGGTTTTATGATCAAGCAATTGATATTGTTTTAATTTAGACTGAGAAAAACGTCGCCCTGAACCCGCAGCAGGAATAACCACCCAAAGCTTATTGGGCATTAACGGGCTCTGGTGGGATGGCATTGTCATCTTCATTGGTGCGTAAATCTGCTTTGGCGTTAGGATCAATATAAATAGGCTTATATTGAGTACTGATGGTACTCATTTGAACAAAAGTTTCGCGTGGTTTAATTAAACCCAAATCTAACCGTGCATGTTCTTCTATGGCTTCAACACCATTTTTTAAATCATAAACTTCTGCTGCAAGAACACGATTACGCTCTTTTAGCTCATCATTAATTTCTGTCTGTTGTTGGATTTTTTGGGTCAGTTGTTGATGATCATGATAACCACCCTCACCAAACCAAAATAAATACTGAAACCCTGCGATCAGTACGATCGCAAGGCCCAATAGTAATTTACTCGCAAATGAGTCAAATACATTTAACATAGATAGCATTCAATCGCTTAGTTCAAACCTTTGAACTCAGCTTTACCGCGATAGATCGCATTAGTCAACTCTTCAATACGAAGCAATTGGTTATATTTTGCAACACGGTCAGAACGGCAAAGTGAACCCGTCTTAATTTGACCCGCTGCTGTACCTACTGCAAGATCCGCAATTGTAGAATCTTCAGTTTCACCAGAACGGTGAGAGATTACAGTTGAGT
It encodes:
- the ispD gene encoding 2-C-methyl-D-erythritol 4-phosphate cytidylyltransferase produces the protein MPSHQSPLMPNKLWVVIPAAGSGRRFSQSKLKQYQLLDHKTVLEHTVERLNGLDLAGYVLAVAQDDNVIQSLALVAPEKSHFCAGGQERVDSVLNALNYLAQITDENDWVLVHDAARPCITLPVLNTLVHKAIETDQAAILAIPVRDTLKRVETEAIISQTVSRDLLWQAQTPQMAKLGVLKQAIELALQDQQVITDEASALEYAGHPVHVVQGRSDNIKITYPDDLQLARLITQSQN
- the ftsB gene encoding cell division protein FtsB — translated: MLNVFDSFASKLLLGLAIVLIAGFQYLFWFGEGGYHDHQQLTQKIQQQTEINDELKERNRVLAAEVYDLKNGVEAIEEHARLDLGLIKPRETFVQMSTISTQYKPIYIDPNAKADLRTNEDDNAIPPEPVNAQ